One genomic segment of Corynebacterium durum includes these proteins:
- a CDS encoding carboxymuconolactone decarboxylase family protein produces the protein MTQPDPILPVLADDELSERAAAVFDDIRATRNTDFVNNIWRVLANDPNLLEQTWSEVKNTLTEDSELDVLTKQLIYIAVSVAQNCNYCIRSHTAAARALGLTDAQLAELHTVIGLAAKTNRLAQGLQVPIDEAFL, from the coding sequence ATGACGCAACCCGATCCAATCCTGCCGGTCCTCGCCGACGATGAGCTTTCGGAACGCGCGGCGGCCGTGTTCGATGACATCCGCGCCACCCGCAACACCGACTTTGTCAACAACATCTGGCGCGTGCTGGCCAACGACCCCAACCTGCTGGAACAGACCTGGTCAGAGGTGAAAAACACCCTCACCGAGGACAGCGAACTGGACGTTTTGACCAAGCAGCTCATCTACATCGCCGTCTCCGTGGCGCAGAACTGCAACTACTGCATCCGCTCCCACACCGCCGCCGCCCGCGCGCTCGGGCTTACCGACGCCCAGCTCGCCGAACTCCACACCGTGATCGGCCTGGCCGCGAAAACAAACCGCCTGGCCCAGGGCCTGCAAGTGCCCATCGACGAGGCTTTTCTGTAA
- a CDS encoding alpha/beta hydrolase, with the protein MIAAALTSLFTALASVFTAPLAHAALTPPWLGSADSAFQGLVQSVANSPGSSGQRLSDFLGSAQNAGLADFRPTGPLTSSDGNYPIPTNPNIKETKLVKVTDDPWQRVQRWTVDSPSMQRPVEVQIMLPKDRKAPAPMLYLFDGISGTETSGWLKWGGLEKVFAEENVTIVMPTGASASLYSDWVRDDPALGRYKWETFVTKELAPLLERPEHGLNFNGKRGVAGLSMGAIGAVHMANAHSELFNAVMGLSGCYSTMDPIGRQIAKVMVESRGGNVENMWGPYGSDMWRYHDVVTHPEGLRNMRVYLFTADGTVTQVELDYQKTRPFYELAAGAVLEQGTHQCTVALDQAMRKAGMTHQTVEYKHGGVHSWDLFDRQLPTAWQAIKPSLM; encoded by the coding sequence GTGATCGCAGCAGCGCTCACTTCGCTATTCACTGCCTTGGCCAGCGTTTTCACTGCCCCGCTGGCACATGCAGCATTAACTCCCCCGTGGCTGGGTTCGGCAGACAGCGCGTTTCAGGGCTTGGTGCAGTCGGTAGCCAATTCGCCGGGGTCAAGTGGCCAGCGGCTGAGTGATTTTCTGGGATCAGCACAGAACGCGGGTCTGGCTGATTTCAGACCTACTGGCCCGCTGACCAGCAGCGACGGCAATTATCCGATTCCCACTAACCCAAATATCAAGGAAACAAAGCTGGTCAAAGTCACGGATGACCCGTGGCAGAGAGTGCAGCGCTGGACTGTGGATTCCCCATCGATGCAGCGCCCGGTGGAGGTGCAGATCATGCTGCCAAAGGATCGAAAAGCACCCGCACCCATGCTTTACCTTTTCGATGGGATCAGCGGCACGGAAACATCGGGCTGGTTGAAATGGGGCGGCTTGGAGAAGGTCTTCGCGGAAGAAAACGTCACCATAGTAATGCCCACGGGTGCGAGCGCTTCTCTCTATTCGGATTGGGTACGTGATGACCCGGCGCTGGGCCGCTACAAGTGGGAAACATTTGTCACAAAGGAGCTGGCCCCGCTGTTGGAAAGGCCGGAGCATGGCCTGAATTTCAATGGTAAACGCGGTGTGGCTGGTCTTTCCATGGGAGCTATTGGGGCTGTTCACATGGCGAATGCGCACTCTGAACTGTTCAATGCGGTGATGGGACTATCCGGCTGTTATTCCACCATGGATCCTATCGGTCGTCAGATTGCCAAGGTAATGGTGGAATCGCGAGGTGGAAACGTGGAAAACATGTGGGGACCGTATGGTTCGGACATGTGGCGGTATCACGACGTCGTTACGCATCCAGAAGGATTGCGCAACATGCGGGTGTACCTGTTCACGGCGGATGGGACGGTGACCCAGGTGGAGCTGGATTATCAGAAGACCAGGCCGTTTTACGAGCTTGCGGCGGGTGCGGTGCTGGAGCAGGGCACGCACCAGTGCACGGTGGCGCTTGATCAGGCGATGCGGAAGGCGGGTATGACGCATCAGACGGTGGAGTACAAGCACGGTGGGGTGCACAGCTGGGATTTGTTTGATCGGCAGTTGCCCACGGCGTGGCAGGCGATCAAGCCGTCGTTGATGTAA
- a CDS encoding heparan-alpha-glucosaminide N-acetyltransferase domain-containing protein: protein MPSNSFDPIPLRSTTEGQVPEGHLPPGTRPSPGRRPSREAWLGKRKQAVEARDDAAVEETSQSTSMPSGPDHPVIRHFRHRVERFTNDGRATGRLTGIDAARGLAMVGMVAIHTLPELNEKTGRPTMNWNLFSGHASALFAVLAGVTISLLSGGNNPHTGDRMQQTRIMLGTRALVLLLFGLTLNFMDFSAHNILLYYGLYFLLVIPFTTMTSGQLFVMGGFCAIFGPLAIQATRLVTVIDPSPNPSLEQAISDPIGTVLALFALGTYPAFTWLTFIFIGMGIGRLQLTREKTQTKLVFYGLTIALTSSIASQMLLYQFGGLEAIQRANASMSGDNIQSIIDFGGGNDQLETTMWWLVIPTPHSNTTFSVLISGGIAIALIGVFLMLGKQKVVPLALLADIGSMTLTLFTLHLTFLSIVDVDAKPVLWFVTQIGVAISIAAIWKRIWKRGPLEYIVTTVCGNTARILQPKVASLLRRGGASGDEAQREGLDGAESESDADLEDSEELIPSIESVFLPALHDVNTTMQYKQGKNINRASHVRLFGQPVHTTHHKKK, encoded by the coding sequence ATGCCTAGCAACAGCTTCGATCCCATTCCCCTGCGATCTACAACTGAGGGACAGGTGCCTGAAGGGCATTTGCCCCCAGGCACGCGCCCCAGCCCTGGGCGTCGCCCCAGCCGTGAGGCGTGGCTCGGCAAGCGCAAGCAGGCGGTGGAGGCGCGTGACGACGCCGCGGTAGAGGAGACGTCGCAAAGCACATCCATGCCGAGCGGACCCGACCACCCGGTGATCCGGCACTTCCGGCACCGCGTGGAGCGCTTCACCAACGACGGCCGCGCCACCGGGCGTCTCACGGGTATCGACGCCGCGCGCGGCCTAGCCATGGTCGGCATGGTGGCGATCCACACCTTGCCGGAGCTGAACGAAAAAACCGGCCGCCCCACTATGAACTGGAACCTCTTCTCCGGGCACGCCTCCGCCCTCTTCGCCGTGCTCGCCGGGGTGACCATCTCACTGCTCAGCGGCGGCAACAACCCCCACACAGGCGACAGAATGCAGCAAACCCGGATCATGCTGGGGACCCGTGCCCTCGTCCTACTGCTGTTCGGGCTGACCCTGAACTTCATGGACTTCTCCGCACACAACATTCTGCTGTACTACGGACTGTACTTCCTGTTGGTCATCCCCTTCACCACCATGACCTCCGGGCAGCTGTTCGTCATGGGCGGATTCTGCGCCATCTTCGGGCCACTAGCCATCCAAGCCACGCGGCTTGTCACCGTAATCGATCCCAGTCCCAACCCCTCCCTCGAGCAAGCCATCAGCGACCCCATCGGTACCGTCCTGGCGCTCTTTGCCCTGGGAACCTACCCGGCGTTTACCTGGCTGACCTTCATCTTCATCGGCATGGGCATTGGCAGGCTACAGCTCACCCGCGAAAAAACCCAGACCAAGCTGGTGTTTTACGGACTCACCATCGCTCTAACAAGCTCCATCGCCTCCCAAATGCTGCTCTACCAGTTCGGCGGGCTGGAAGCCATCCAGCGGGCCAACGCCAGCATGAGCGGCGACAACATCCAATCCATCATCGACTTCGGCGGCGGCAACGATCAGCTTGAAACAACCATGTGGTGGTTGGTCATCCCCACCCCACACTCCAACACCACCTTCTCCGTCCTGATCAGCGGCGGCATCGCCATCGCATTGATTGGAGTGTTCCTGATGCTGGGCAAACAAAAAGTCGTGCCGCTCGCACTGCTCGCCGACATCGGCTCCATGACCCTCACCCTGTTCACTCTCCACCTCACCTTCCTCAGCATCGTGGACGTGGACGCCAAGCCCGTGCTGTGGTTCGTCACCCAAATCGGCGTGGCCATCAGCATCGCCGCCATCTGGAAACGCATCTGGAAACGCGGCCCCCTCGAATACATTGTCACCACCGTCTGCGGAAACACCGCACGCATACTCCAGCCCAAAGTCGCATCACTCCTGCGGCGTGGTGGAGCAAGCGGAGACGAGGCGCAGCGTGAGGGCCTAGACGGCGCGGAATCGGAGTCGGACGCGGACCTGGAGGACTCCGAAGAACTGATTCCTTCCATCGAATCGGTCTTCCTGCCCGCCCTCCACGACGTGAACACCACCATGCAGTACAAACAAGGCAAAAACATTAACCGCGCAAGCCATGTCCGACTTTTCGGGCAGCCCGTCCACACGACGCATCACAAGAAGAAGTGA
- a CDS encoding cyclase family protein — protein sequence MSDHELWNIASHLRTNFRYVDLTHAFFPGQPKFSMLEDQVTTRLFTVDEQGFTVDRYEIVGQWGTHVDPPIHFVNDARTLDELPVDEMILPLAVLDLHKEAEEFHNLAVTVDHIKAWEERNGRIPDGAFVALRTDWSKRWETDDLYGIDAEGKRNCPGWSLEALKFLRNERGVVAIGHETTDTDPGASIDAGNFGCELYWLQEDRWQIELLNNLSEVPETGALIVASWPKPKGGTGFPARVFAIVPNNAE from the coding sequence ATGTCGGATCACGAGCTTTGGAACATCGCCTCCCACCTGCGCACAAACTTCCGCTATGTGGATCTCACCCACGCATTTTTCCCTGGACAACCGAAGTTCAGCATGCTTGAGGACCAAGTGACGACTCGCCTGTTCACCGTGGACGAGCAGGGCTTCACGGTGGATCGATACGAAATTGTTGGGCAGTGGGGCACGCACGTGGATCCGCCAATCCACTTTGTCAATGACGCCCGCACTCTCGACGAGCTGCCCGTCGACGAGATGATTCTGCCACTCGCGGTGCTTGACCTGCACAAAGAGGCCGAGGAGTTCCATAACCTGGCCGTCACCGTGGACCACATCAAGGCGTGGGAGGAGCGCAACGGCCGCATCCCCGACGGCGCTTTTGTGGCGCTGCGCACGGACTGGTCGAAACGCTGGGAGACCGACGACCTGTACGGCATCGACGCGGAAGGCAAGCGCAACTGCCCCGGCTGGTCGCTGGAGGCGCTGAAATTCCTGCGCAACGAGCGCGGCGTGGTAGCCATCGGGCACGAAACCACCGACACGGACCCCGGGGCGTCGATAGATGCGGGCAATTTCGGCTGCGAGCTGTACTGGCTGCAGGAGGATCGCTGGCAGATTGAGCTGCTGAACAACCTCTCCGAGGTTCCGGAAACCGGTGCGCTGATCGTGGCGTCGTGGCCGAAGCCGAAAGGCGGCACCGGCTTCCCCGCCCGCGTGTTCGCCATCGTCCCCAACAACGCTGAATAG
- a CDS encoding pentapeptide repeat-containing protein, with the protein MTHREDPTGDELVGSNIAAVEQVDGLTASSGPSGDSASRQQAHPAPSPYKRSTIPEVMILGLAGIAFVVALFILLWSGFNDAIGSQAGLLVGSFVLTSGFLVMSWALYRRALSEQDTAVTLDRERRQETAALDRLNREEAAKQAQLERDEQSRQAGEHILLASEQDRKLHASARRTELSTRLNATLPRLCSEDSTMQAAAITELLFQIDDWSALINTEIDAEFAPEKRHILSEEGRRRRQELFNLAFNNEINNNEVLKTRCDGLVQRLHKDSNLRTLDDLDKTRLALGIQLIAQRGNNGGVVSTQAQFENVKFPTGLRLSGNLSGLNFRGAELPKANLQGADLRGCDLRDTNLQGADLRKTSLLGADLMSAHLENSNLRGSDLQKANLHKAVLRNADLRDTDLEGAYLVGADLQGANLQKANLRLANLQESHLQQTHLQQANLQQADLKNTSLASAKMDSANFQESRLQNSDLQQSDLRNANLQGADMKNVDLQWAKLQGANLHKANLCEAKALNSEFNEHTNYDSAMYNMSTIFPEGLSPITTRMVFIDEDGRPTEIREAELA; encoded by the coding sequence ATGACGCACCGTGAAGACCCCACTGGCGACGAACTCGTCGGCAGCAACATTGCTGCTGTGGAGCAGGTGGACGGGCTGACCGCGAGCAGCGGACCGTCTGGCGACAGTGCGAGCCGCCAGCAAGCGCACCCCGCCCCCAGCCCCTACAAGCGCAGCACCATACCCGAAGTGATGATTCTGGGGCTTGCCGGCATTGCGTTTGTGGTTGCCCTGTTCATTCTGCTGTGGTCGGGGTTCAACGATGCCATTGGCTCGCAAGCTGGGCTTTTGGTGGGTTCTTTTGTTCTGACCTCCGGTTTCCTTGTCATGTCATGGGCGTTGTATCGACGCGCGCTCAGCGAGCAGGACACGGCTGTGACGCTGGATCGGGAGCGCCGCCAGGAAACAGCCGCGCTGGATCGCCTCAACCGGGAGGAAGCCGCCAAGCAAGCACAACTTGAGCGCGACGAACAATCCCGCCAGGCGGGCGAGCACATTCTGTTGGCCAGCGAACAGGATCGGAAATTGCATGCCTCTGCGCGGCGCACTGAATTGTCCACTCGACTGAATGCCACATTGCCGCGTTTGTGTAGTGAAGACTCCACAATGCAGGCCGCAGCCATCACCGAATTGCTTTTCCAAATTGATGATTGGTCGGCGCTTATCAACACCGAAATTGACGCCGAATTTGCCCCCGAGAAACGCCACATTCTTTCCGAAGAAGGGCGCAGACGCCGCCAGGAATTGTTTAATCTTGCCTTTAATAATGAGATTAACAATAACGAAGTGTTGAAAACACGATGCGATGGTCTTGTCCAGCGCCTGCATAAGGATTCCAACCTCCGCACCCTCGACGACCTGGACAAAACCCGCCTCGCCCTGGGCATTCAGCTCATCGCGCAGCGCGGAAACAATGGCGGCGTAGTGAGCACCCAGGCACAATTTGAAAACGTGAAATTCCCGACCGGGCTGCGCCTTTCCGGCAACTTGAGCGGCCTAAACTTCCGGGGCGCGGAACTCCCCAAAGCCAACCTACAAGGGGCGGACTTGCGCGGATGCGACCTGCGCGACACAAACCTGCAAGGTGCTGACCTGCGCAAAACCAGCTTGCTCGGGGCAGACCTCATGTCCGCCCACCTGGAAAACTCCAACCTGCGCGGCTCTGACTTGCAGAAAGCCAACCTGCACAAGGCGGTACTCCGCAACGCCGACCTGCGCGACACCGATCTCGAAGGTGCTTACCTTGTTGGCGCGGACCTGCAGGGCGCTAACCTGCAGAAAGCCAACCTGCGGCTGGCCAACCTTCAGGAATCCCACCTGCAACAGACACACCTCCAGCAGGCCAACCTGCAGCAAGCCGACCTGAAAAACACCTCCCTGGCTTCCGCGAAAATGGACAGCGCGAATTTCCAGGAATCCCGCTTGCAAAACTCCGACCTACAACAAAGCGACCTGCGCAATGCGAATCTCCAAGGCGCGGACATGAAGAATGTGGATTTGCAGTGGGCGAAACTCCAGGGTGCCAACCTCCACAAAGCCAACCTCTGCGAAGCCAAGGCGCTCAACTCCGAATTCAACGAACACACCAATTACGACAGCGCAATGTACAACATGTCCACAATATTCCCCGAAGGGTTAAGCCCCATCACCACGCGCATGGTGTTCATTGACGAAGACGGCCGCCCCACCGAAATCCGCGAGGCCGAACTGGCTTAG